A window from Sphingobacterium hotanense encodes these proteins:
- a CDS encoding MFS transporter: protein MEVPEDQKLYTLQFGLLCLSSLLFSASFNMIIPELPDYLSSLGGAEHKGLIISLFTLTAGISRPFSGRLTDKWGRVPVMAIGSIVCVLCGFFYPILTSISGFFLLRLVHGFSTGFKPTATSAYIADIIPSTRWGEALGMHGLCFSIGGAIGPAIGSYIAMDYGLNSMFYASSAFAFFSIIIVMNMKETLNTRQRFSPKMLKISRSDIIEVRVIPAAIVTMLSYTAYGVILTLIPDWSDHLGIANKGMFFLAYTLASIAIRFVSGKVADRYGRIAVMKVGLVIITISIFYIGYSDNILNLVIGACLYGIGTGIFSPAVNAWTIDLSLPQYRGKAMATMYIALEAGIGAGALFAGYIFHDHITRIPYIMYADAIIVFLAFAYVLYWDKKRKNTFIY from the coding sequence ATGGAAGTCCCCGAAGATCAAAAATTATATACCCTCCAATTTGGCTTGCTTTGCTTAAGCTCCCTGCTGTTTTCAGCGAGCTTTAATATGATCATTCCTGAGCTACCAGACTATTTATCATCATTGGGAGGCGCGGAGCATAAAGGCCTTATCATTTCACTGTTTACACTGACTGCTGGGATTTCACGACCCTTTTCGGGACGATTAACCGACAAATGGGGACGAGTGCCCGTAATGGCAATCGGCTCAATTGTCTGTGTTTTATGTGGGTTCTTTTATCCGATTTTAACAAGTATATCCGGCTTTTTTCTCTTACGATTAGTCCACGGATTTTCTACAGGTTTTAAACCGACAGCGACCTCTGCCTATATTGCAGACATAATCCCCTCCACCCGTTGGGGCGAAGCCCTTGGGATGCATGGATTATGCTTTAGTATAGGAGGTGCGATCGGACCGGCAATCGGGTCTTACATCGCGATGGATTACGGTTTAAATAGCATGTTTTATGCATCTTCGGCTTTTGCATTCTTTTCGATCATCATCGTTATGAATATGAAAGAAACATTGAATACACGACAGCGCTTTTCCCCTAAGATGCTCAAGATATCCAGAAGCGATATTATCGAGGTCCGTGTAATTCCCGCGGCAATCGTGACTATGTTGTCATATACCGCATATGGAGTAATACTTACCTTGATTCCCGATTGGAGCGATCATCTCGGCATCGCGAATAAGGGGATGTTCTTTCTGGCTTATACGCTAGCGTCCATTGCTATTCGATTTGTGTCAGGAAAGGTTGCTGATCGATACGGAAGAATAGCCGTGATGAAAGTGGGTTTAGTCATTATCACGATTTCTATTTTTTACATAGGTTATAGCGATAACATCTTAAATTTAGTTATCGGGGCATGTTTATATGGTATAGGTACAGGAATCTTTTCACCAGCAGTAAATGCTTGGACAATTGATCTTTCCCTTCCACAATATCGGGGTAAGGCTATGGCTACCATGTACATCGCGCTTGAGGCCGGAATCGGAGCTGGCGCATTATTTGCAGGTTACATTTTCCATGATCATATAACGCGAATTCCTTATATCATGTATGCTGATGCCATCATCGTTTTCTTGGCCTTCGCGTATGTGCTTTACTGGGACAAAAAACGTAAAAACACATTCATTTACTAA
- a CDS encoding LysR family transcriptional regulator, translating to MNYQIELRHLQYFKVLAEELHFRRAAERLYIAQPGLSRQIKQLEEYYRAPLFIRDKRNVALTVAGEYLKTEVDLLFNQMGIIKTQIEKIAEGKLTSLKLGFIGSAVQAILPQLLVELKQQQPLIDITLNELTNEAQLDMLLRNELDFGFVRIKDTPIGLRSIPILTDHFALVVPKTHPLGKSKKVNLQDFKDESFILFSKEYSNSYYELVMSIFQDQGFQPHVALKTVNALSIFNLVSQGLGVAIVPSSLKKGYHTHVDFLELQHIPQRTTLSLLWNDNSRNPGIDLLLNIVKNIEKRNLKK from the coding sequence ATGAATTATCAAATAGAGCTAAGACATCTGCAATATTTCAAGGTACTCGCTGAAGAGCTCCACTTTCGTCGAGCGGCGGAGCGCTTATATATTGCTCAGCCGGGACTATCGAGACAGATAAAACAATTGGAAGAATATTATCGGGCGCCACTATTTATACGGGATAAAAGAAACGTCGCATTAACTGTCGCTGGTGAATATCTCAAGACGGAAGTCGATCTGCTATTTAACCAGATGGGAATTATTAAAACGCAGATTGAGAAAATCGCCGAAGGGAAGCTAACGTCTCTAAAATTGGGTTTCATCGGTTCTGCCGTCCAAGCAATTTTACCACAGCTGTTAGTCGAGCTCAAACAGCAGCAGCCACTCATTGATATTACCCTAAATGAACTCACTAATGAAGCACAGTTAGACATGCTTTTAAGAAATGAACTAGATTTCGGATTTGTAAGAATAAAGGATACTCCTATCGGTCTGCGCTCTATCCCGATTTTGACGGATCATTTCGCGCTTGTCGTACCTAAAACGCATCCTTTAGGGAAATCGAAGAAAGTGAATCTGCAGGATTTCAAAGATGAATCTTTTATCCTTTTTTCTAAAGAATATAGTAATTCCTATTACGAACTTGTGATGAGCATTTTCCAAGACCAGGGATTTCAGCCTCACGTTGCTTTGAAAACGGTAAATGCATTAAGTATCTTTAATTTAGTCTCCCAGGGTTTAGGCGTTGCAATCGTTCCTTCATCCTTAAAAAAAGGCTACCATACGCACGTCGATTTCCTTGAATTACAGCATATCCCACAACGAACGACACTCTCGCTGCTTTGGAATGACAACAGCAGAAATCCTGGGATTGATCTGCTGTTAAACATCGTTAAAAACATTGAGAAAAGAAATCTCAAGAAATAA
- a CDS encoding pirin family protein, which translates to MSNIDFIREETAADIGNFLVGRLLPFRQKRSIGPFVFIDHMGPACLADHENLDVGLHPHIGLSTLTYLFEGSIFHRDSLGTAMEIKPGAVNWMTAGKGVVHSERTPEYLRQKDKFLHGLQIWVALPKELEFQEPEFHHVEADAIPAWEADGVSYKLIAGEAFGKKSPVPVHSKLYMIEIKTTKDALIDIRGELYGESGLYILEGEIESNGYTYGPKQILITLDAHLCSFEMKAGTTVYIFGGEPFPEERFIYWNFVATSKEIIEEAKQKWINHEFPKVPGDDGYVPLPAARK; encoded by the coding sequence ATGTCAAATATTGATTTCATCAGAGAAGAAACAGCAGCAGATATAGGTAATTTTTTAGTGGGAAGGTTATTGCCATTCCGTCAGAAACGTTCTATTGGTCCGTTTGTATTTATCGACCATATGGGACCAGCGTGTCTTGCCGATCATGAAAATTTGGATGTTGGTCTACACCCTCATATCGGATTATCGACGCTGACCTATCTGTTTGAGGGATCCATCTTTCATCGTGATAGCTTGGGCACCGCCATGGAAATAAAACCGGGAGCTGTCAATTGGATGACCGCTGGAAAAGGAGTTGTCCATTCTGAGCGTACGCCAGAATATCTACGACAAAAAGATAAGTTCTTGCATGGCCTACAAATATGGGTGGCTTTGCCCAAAGAATTAGAGTTTCAGGAGCCCGAATTCCACCATGTAGAAGCCGACGCTATCCCTGCATGGGAAGCAGATGGAGTGTCTTATAAGCTGATCGCCGGTGAGGCTTTTGGAAAAAAATCACCGGTACCTGTCCATAGCAAACTCTATATGATAGAGATCAAAACAACGAAGGATGCATTAATTGATATTCGTGGAGAATTGTATGGTGAGAGCGGTTTGTACATTCTCGAAGGAGAAATCGAAAGCAATGGCTATACCTACGGTCCGAAACAGATTCTGATCACCTTAGACGCGCACTTATGCTCGTTTGAGATGAAGGCAGGAACAACGGTTTATATCTTTGGTGGAGAACCCTTCCCAGAAGAACGATTTATCTATTGGAACTTTGTTGCCACGAGTAAAGAAATAATTGAGGAGGCGAAACAGAAATGGATAAACCATGAGTTTCCTAAAGTCCCCGGCGACGATGGCTATGTACCATTGCCGGCAGCAAGAAAATAG
- a CDS encoding sulfurtransferase, with amino-acid sequence MNRALIDIEQVQNFIKEHADRVIILDASIDKVGQKLDNNNLELIPNSHFFDIENAFSDKAINLPHTMVDASTFENEARKLGINEDSIILLYDRWGVYSSPRAWWMFKYMGFDQVYVINGGLPAWKSADLPTVDSYAAVEQTGNFIAKPNSEWIIKIDELKELVGEADVHITDARSAGRFSGAAPEPRPGLKSGHIPGSKNIPFDQVLDGAYFRSNEQIAPLYADKSFSSGQNIFTCGSGITASILALGAYELGYPHIRVYDGSWSEWGSDPDTIVDQNI; translated from the coding sequence ATGAACAGAGCATTAATCGACATAGAACAAGTACAAAATTTTATCAAAGAGCACGCTGACCGTGTCATCATTCTAGATGCCAGCATTGATAAAGTCGGACAGAAGCTTGACAATAATAATTTAGAGCTTATTCCGAATTCACATTTTTTCGATATTGAAAACGCTTTTTCAGACAAAGCTATTAACCTGCCACACACGATGGTTGATGCGTCTACCTTTGAGAACGAAGCAAGAAAACTAGGTATCAACGAAGATTCTATCATATTACTTTATGATCGTTGGGGCGTATATTCCAGTCCGCGTGCTTGGTGGATGTTTAAATATATGGGCTTCGATCAAGTATATGTAATCAATGGAGGCCTACCTGCATGGAAATCTGCGGATCTTCCTACAGTTGATTCTTATGCAGCAGTGGAACAGACCGGAAACTTTATAGCAAAGCCGAATAGCGAGTGGATCATTAAAATTGATGAATTAAAGGAACTAGTCGGAGAAGCAGACGTGCATATTACAGATGCTCGAAGTGCGGGGCGCTTCTCGGGTGCTGCACCGGAACCTCGTCCGGGACTAAAATCCGGACATATTCCGGGATCGAAGAATATTCCTTTTGATCAGGTCCTTGATGGAGCATATTTTAGGTCTAACGAGCAGATAGCCCCTCTATATGCTGACAAATCTTTTTCTTCGGGACAAAATATTTTTACATGTGGATCGGGCATTACCGCATCGATTTTAGCATTAGGTGCTTATGAGTTAGGATACCCCCATATCCGGGTATATGATGGTTCTTGGTCGGAATGGGGTTCAGACCCCGATACAATTGTAGATCAAAATATTTAG
- a CDS encoding AI-2E family transporter: MENSSPKRPYSFELAASLFATVLIIGLMYVTQGVLLPLLFAILLAISLFPLARFFERLRLGKAFSSILAVIVAIAIISGLIWFIVHESIIIGKDASAITDKVLSVLERGQEWIEKQFGIQRSEVMEQLRDQGNKALENAGGMVTGMFGSIGNMLASAILVPLYVFFLLYYRDFFREFFFKAFRKSPQHKVNEVLNKIYEVVQSYLVGLVTVMGIVAVLNTGGLMLMGIDYAWFFGSLASLLMLLPYIGIAIGSILPALFALAVKDNAWYAVGVVAWFQVVQFLEGNIITPNIVGSKVSINPLMAIIGILLGGMLFGLAGLILALPFIATLKVIFDASPGMSAVGFLIGEPEKMHLKRNSTQELLMKWGIVRLPKNKKKVEMDVQVKTDEKTNEPKTEISYKEVNESEELPLDKDDQTEEK, from the coding sequence ATGGAAAACAGCTCGCCGAAGAGACCTTATTCGTTTGAACTTGCAGCCTCATTATTTGCCACTGTCCTGATTATAGGACTGATGTATGTGACACAAGGGGTGCTATTGCCTTTGCTTTTTGCGATATTATTAGCGATTTCTCTTTTTCCGCTTGCTCGATTTTTCGAGAGACTACGTTTAGGAAAGGCTTTCTCTTCGATACTAGCGGTTATTGTCGCGATAGCGATCATCTCCGGGCTAATTTGGTTCATCGTGCATGAAAGTATTATTATCGGAAAAGATGCTAGCGCAATTACAGATAAAGTTTTGTCTGTTTTAGAGCGCGGGCAAGAGTGGATCGAGAAGCAGTTTGGAATTCAACGCTCTGAAGTAATGGAGCAACTGCGTGACCAAGGAAATAAGGCATTGGAAAATGCGGGAGGTATGGTTACTGGCATGTTTGGTTCTATCGGTAATATGCTGGCAAGCGCTATTCTAGTGCCATTATACGTGTTTTTTCTATTGTACTATAGAGATTTCTTCCGTGAATTTTTCTTCAAAGCATTCCGTAAATCACCTCAACACAAGGTAAATGAGGTCTTGAATAAAATATACGAGGTTGTGCAAAGCTATCTTGTAGGCTTGGTTACAGTAATGGGGATTGTCGCGGTGCTGAATACAGGCGGCTTGATGCTTATGGGAATCGACTATGCTTGGTTTTTCGGGTCGCTAGCCTCACTTTTAATGCTCCTGCCTTATATCGGAATTGCTATAGGATCTATACTTCCGGCATTGTTTGCTCTTGCAGTAAAAGATAATGCATGGTATGCCGTAGGCGTGGTTGCTTGGTTTCAGGTCGTTCAATTCTTAGAAGGTAACATCATCACCCCGAATATCGTTGGAAGTAAGGTTAGTATTAATCCCCTCATGGCGATTATCGGTATCTTACTTGGAGGTATGTTATTCGGGCTAGCAGGTTTAATCCTCGCTTTACCATTTATAGCAACTTTGAAAGTAATCTTCGATGCTTCACCAGGCATGTCGGCAGTTGGATTTTTAATTGGGGAGCCCGAGAAGATGCACCTCAAACGGAACTCAACGCAAGAATTGCTGATGAAATGGGGTATCGTGCGGCTTCCAAAAAACAAGAAGAAAGTTGAAATGGACGTGCAGGTGAAAACCGACGAAAAAACAAATGAGCCGAAAACGGAGATTTCCTATAAAGAAGTAAACGAATCTGAAGAGTTACCATTAGATAAAGACGATCAGACCGAAGAAAAATAA
- the hutI gene encoding imidazolonepropionase produces MEKQGILIGPFKQLVSMAELPLKGALKDSQLEVIPGAGIWIEGELIKEVSDYDTLKHKLRNDVELIELDGDFVALPGYIDCHTHIAFGGNRANDFAMRNAGSSYLEIAEAGGGIWSTVKHTRACSQEELKQLTIERANYLLAQGITTVEVKSGYGLTVEEELKTLRAIADADHETKADLLSTCLAAHMLPKDFEGSAEEYLQMIAKVLFPILKDEHLTTRVDAFVERSAFSAEQAKPYYEQAKALGFDLTVHADQFTTSGSKLAVELSAVSADHLEASTEEEIRLLAESDVVAVALPAASLGIGCAFTPARRLLDAGASLAIATDWNPGSAPMGKLISSASILASMEKLSNAEVFAAITFRAAQALNLSDRGRLVAGLLADFNIYQTDNYQNITYLQGRLEPYAVWKRGQLASSNND; encoded by the coding sequence ATGGAAAAGCAAGGTATATTAATTGGGCCCTTTAAGCAGTTGGTCAGTATGGCTGAACTTCCGTTAAAAGGCGCGCTGAAGGATTCGCAACTAGAAGTGATTCCGGGAGCAGGTATTTGGATAGAAGGCGAGTTGATTAAGGAAGTTTCTGATTATGATACGCTCAAACACAAGTTAAGAAACGATGTGGAGCTTATCGAATTGGATGGAGACTTTGTTGCGCTTCCAGGTTATATCGACTGCCACACGCATATTGCTTTCGGCGGCAACAGGGCCAATGATTTTGCGATGCGCAATGCTGGAAGTTCATATCTAGAAATCGCAGAAGCGGGCGGAGGTATATGGAGTACGGTGAAACATACGCGTGCATGCTCTCAAGAGGAGTTAAAACAGCTGACGATAGAGCGTGCGAATTACCTGCTTGCTCAGGGGATTACAACTGTTGAAGTGAAGAGCGGATATGGTTTAACTGTTGAAGAAGAGTTAAAAACGCTGCGCGCCATTGCCGATGCCGATCATGAAACAAAGGCTGATTTGTTGAGCACATGTTTAGCGGCTCATATGTTGCCAAAAGACTTCGAAGGAAGTGCCGAGGAATATCTCCAGATGATCGCCAAAGTATTATTCCCCATTCTTAAAGATGAGCACTTGACAACACGTGTAGATGCCTTTGTTGAAAGAAGTGCATTTTCCGCGGAGCAGGCTAAGCCATATTATGAACAAGCAAAAGCTTTAGGTTTTGACCTTACGGTTCATGCTGATCAGTTTACGACTTCAGGCTCCAAGTTGGCTGTAGAGCTGTCCGCGGTTTCAGCAGATCATTTAGAAGCTTCAACAGAAGAAGAAATTCGACTGTTGGCCGAATCCGATGTGGTCGCAGTTGCCCTGCCGGCAGCTTCCTTAGGTATAGGCTGTGCATTTACACCCGCTAGACGTCTTTTAGATGCGGGAGCATCTTTAGCCATAGCAACGGATTGGAACCCCGGATCTGCGCCGATGGGCAAACTAATCAGCAGTGCTAGTATATTAGCGAGTATGGAGAAACTGAGCAATGCTGAGGTGTTTGCCGCTATCACCTTCCGTGCTGCTCAAGCCTTAAACTTAAGTGATAGAGGGCGACTGGTAGCAGGTTTGCTCGCTGATTTCAATATCTATCAGACGGATAATTATCAAAATATAACCTATCTGCAAGGGCGCCTTGAACCATATGCTGTCTGGAAGAGAGGTCAATTAGCAAGCTCAAACAATGATTAA
- the hutG gene encoding formimidoylglutamase yields the protein MAILDNAYYQPGDQQNWQGRIDGTEQAFLRWHQVVDAIDLSKQQSLDGAFVILGFCCEEGVRRNQGRIGAKEGPAAFRKVLAGLPVHFSNTTRLIDAGDVICANEKLEEAQGCLHAAVNKIISMGGFPVLLGGGHEITYPHYLGLQTATKQSVGIINIDAHLDIRPLIAGKGNSGTGFYQIAQHVEKENLPFHYLAIGIQEISNTKALFDYADAKGVEIIQAKDIYTERLGEIIDQIIDFGKKVDQVYLTIDLDAFAASYAPGVSALAFNGIVPDHNFHLLFETIIQLSNLVSIDIAELNPLFDIDNRTTKLGADLLFKLLQK from the coding sequence ATGGCGATACTTGATAATGCATATTATCAGCCTGGCGATCAGCAGAACTGGCAGGGAAGAATTGATGGCACAGAGCAAGCATTCCTACGTTGGCATCAGGTCGTTGATGCAATTGATTTATCTAAACAGCAATCCTTGGATGGCGCCTTTGTCATATTGGGGTTTTGCTGCGAGGAAGGAGTAAGGAGAAATCAAGGCCGAATTGGCGCAAAAGAAGGCCCAGCGGCCTTCCGAAAGGTCTTGGCTGGACTACCGGTCCATTTTTCGAATACGACGCGTCTCATCGATGCAGGAGATGTTATTTGCGCTAATGAAAAATTGGAAGAAGCACAAGGCTGTCTGCATGCTGCAGTGAATAAAATCATTTCTATGGGCGGATTTCCAGTGCTGCTTGGCGGTGGCCATGAAATCACCTACCCACATTATCTAGGTCTCCAAACAGCGACAAAACAATCTGTGGGCATCATCAACATTGATGCACACTTGGATATCCGTCCATTAATTGCGGGTAAAGGCAATTCCGGAACTGGATTCTATCAAATTGCACAGCACGTTGAAAAAGAAAATCTTCCCTTTCATTATTTAGCGATCGGAATTCAGGAAATATCCAATACAAAGGCCCTGTTCGACTATGCCGATGCCAAGGGGGTGGAAATCATACAAGCAAAGGATATCTATACCGAGAGGCTAGGAGAGATCATTGATCAGATTATAGATTTTGGAAAGAAGGTGGATCAAGTTTATTTGACGATAGACTTAGATGCATTCGCTGCATCTTATGCTCCGGGAGTTTCTGCTTTGGCATTCAACGGCATTGTACCGGACCACAATTTCCATTTGCTATTCGAAACAATCATTCAACTTTCTAATCTTGTTTCCATCGATATTGCTGAGCTGAATCCGCTCTTTGATATTGACAATAGGACGACCAAGCTTGGTGCCGATTTGCTATTCAAGCTGTTGCAGAAGTAG
- a CDS encoding urocanate hydratase, with translation MENLNFKEVLLEGIPAELPQAAIYDQTVSHAPKRKAILTKEEEKLAIRNALRYFPKEWHKVLAPEFLEELHTYGRIYMYRFRPSYAMYARPIEEYPANSIHAASIMLMIQNNLDPAVAQHPHELITYGGNGAVFQNWAQYLLTMKFLATMNDDQTLHMYSGHPMGLFPSSSFAPRVVVSNGMMIPNYSKPDDWERYNALGVTQYGQMTAGSYMYIGPQGIVHGTTITVMNAFRKQLSNTETAAGKVFLTSGLGGMSGAQPKAGNIAGCITVCAEVNPAAARKRHEQGWVDLLIEDMDELIARVKAAITNKEIVSIAYLGNIVDVWEQFDFANLPITVGSDQTSLHNPWSGGYYPVGVSFEEANHMIANAPEVFKEKVQASLRRHAAAINKHVAKGTYFFDYGNAFLLECSRAKADVMAEDNINFRYPSYVQDILGPMCFDYGFGPFRWVCTSGKESDLELTDNLALQVLEHLKKEASEEISQQMDDNIKWIRDAKQNKLVVGSQARILYADALGRTKIAIAFNDAVRDGRLSAPVVLGRDHHDVSGTDSPYRETSNIYDGSRYTADMAIHNVIGDSFRGATWVSIHNGGGVGWGEVINGGFGMLLDGSAQSEAKLRQMLFFDVNNGIARRAWARNKEAKSALETELARTANFKVTESVMVDDQLIDQLFN, from the coding sequence ATGGAAAACTTAAATTTTAAAGAAGTCTTGCTCGAGGGAATTCCGGCAGAATTGCCTCAAGCAGCGATATACGATCAGACAGTAAGCCACGCCCCAAAGCGTAAAGCCATATTGACGAAGGAAGAGGAAAAGCTAGCTATCCGTAATGCCCTGCGCTATTTTCCAAAAGAATGGCATAAGGTCTTAGCTCCTGAATTTTTAGAGGAATTACACACATACGGGCGTATTTATATGTATAGATTTCGTCCGTCATACGCCATGTATGCTCGCCCAATTGAGGAATATCCAGCAAATTCTATTCATGCGGCATCAATTATGTTGATGATTCAGAATAATCTGGATCCCGCTGTTGCACAGCATCCGCATGAGCTCATTACCTATGGAGGAAATGGTGCAGTTTTTCAGAATTGGGCGCAATATCTGCTCACGATGAAGTTTCTGGCAACGATGAATGACGATCAAACCCTGCATATGTATAGTGGCCATCCGATGGGCTTATTCCCCTCGTCCAGCTTTGCACCCCGCGTGGTGGTCAGCAATGGTATGATGATTCCGAACTATTCCAAGCCGGATGATTGGGAAAGGTACAATGCCTTAGGTGTCACCCAATACGGTCAAATGACGGCGGGTTCTTATATGTATATCGGCCCGCAAGGTATTGTTCATGGTACCACAATCACAGTAATGAATGCCTTTAGAAAGCAACTCTCAAACACCGAAACTGCGGCAGGAAAAGTGTTTTTGACCTCCGGTTTGGGAGGAATGAGCGGCGCGCAGCCAAAGGCTGGAAACATTGCTGGTTGTATTACCGTTTGTGCCGAGGTGAACCCTGCTGCTGCTCGTAAGCGTCATGAGCAAGGATGGGTAGACCTGCTCATTGAGGATATGGACGAATTGATTGCTCGTGTTAAAGCCGCAATAACGAATAAAGAAATCGTGTCAATAGCCTATTTAGGAAATATTGTTGACGTGTGGGAGCAATTCGATTTCGCCAATCTTCCGATTACCGTAGGATCGGATCAAACATCATTACATAATCCATGGTCCGGGGGATACTATCCGGTCGGGGTCAGTTTCGAAGAAGCGAATCACATGATCGCGAATGCGCCTGAAGTTTTTAAAGAAAAAGTACAAGCGTCTTTGAGAAGGCATGCCGCAGCAATAAATAAGCATGTTGCTAAAGGAACCTATTTTTTCGATTATGGTAATGCTTTCCTGCTTGAGTGCTCTCGTGCGAAAGCTGACGTCATGGCGGAGGACAATATAAATTTCCGGTATCCATCCTATGTTCAGGATATATTAGGGCCGATGTGTTTCGACTACGGATTTGGTCCATTCCGCTGGGTCTGCACCTCTGGGAAGGAGAGTGATCTTGAACTGACCGATAACTTGGCCTTACAAGTATTAGAACATTTAAAGAAGGAGGCTTCTGAAGAGATTTCTCAACAGATGGATGATAATATTAAGTGGATTAGAGATGCGAAGCAGAATAAGCTCGTCGTGGGATCACAAGCTCGCATTTTATATGCCGACGCTTTGGGCCGCACGAAAATTGCGATAGCATTTAATGATGCCGTGCGCGATGGCCGATTATCCGCTCCGGTTGTTCTCGGTCGAGATCATCACGATGTCTCAGGAACGGATTCACCGTATCGCGAAACCAGCAATATATACGATGGTTCCCGCTATACCGCAGACATGGCTATACATAATGTTATTGGCGATAGCTTCCGCGGAGCTACCTGGGTATCCATTCATAATGGAGGTGGAGTAGGATGGGGAGAGGTGATCAATGGCGGTTTTGGTATGCTGCTGGACGGCTCCGCCCAAAGCGAGGCGAAACTCCGACAAATGTTGTTCTTCGATGTTAATAATGGTATTGCACGACGTGCTTGGGCCAGAAACAAAGAAGCAAAAAGCGCTTTGGAAACGGAGTTGGCAAGAACAGCAAACTTTAAAGTAACAGAATCTGTTATGGTAGATGATCAACTTATTGATCAATTATTCAATTAA
- the hutH gene encoding histidine ammonia-lyase, whose product MMKSFNYGQDILSSAIAVSIAKGETKGILTEEVTTGINRSAQYVQEIVDAGKVVYGINTGFGPLCTSLIGANDTKKLQENILKSHAVGVGEPIDAELSKLMLILKVQALAKGYSGVQLTTVERIIWHIENDVIPVVPKQGSVGASGDLAPLSHLFLPLIGLGKVWYQGKISATQDVLDQYGMEAIHLGAKEGLALINGTQFMAAHGVKAVVEMKRLMDNADLIATLMIEGLNGSIKPFFSELHQLRPYKGNVFVASTIFNLLKGSEVLESHKNCSRVQDPYSLRCIPQVHGASRNAWLHFKEIIETEINSVTDNPIIINSELTISGGSFHGQPIALPLDYATLAVSELGNISDRRVYLSLEGETNGVPKLLMKSTGLNSGFMILQYSTAAIASENKGLCFPASADSIPTSLGQEDHVSMGSISGRKLLQVLDNVDKILSIELLCAAQAKDYHQPLKSTAVIEAIHQHIRESIPHIEEDQPMTDLLDAALELVKSGALVEVANKVASQHGVEYLGTGASYFEC is encoded by the coding sequence ATGATGAAATCATTTAATTACGGACAAGATATATTGAGCAGTGCTATTGCTGTTTCAATTGCAAAAGGTGAAACGAAAGGCATTTTAACCGAAGAAGTTACGACTGGCATAAACCGGAGTGCACAATATGTGCAGGAAATTGTTGATGCCGGAAAGGTAGTTTATGGTATCAATACGGGTTTTGGCCCCCTTTGCACGAGTTTAATCGGTGCGAATGATACGAAGAAGCTTCAGGAAAATATCCTTAAAAGCCATGCGGTAGGCGTAGGCGAGCCAATCGACGCCGAATTAAGTAAGCTGATGTTGATATTAAAAGTTCAAGCCTTGGCGAAAGGCTATTCGGGCGTTCAATTAACAACAGTCGAACGAATTATTTGGCATATTGAAAACGATGTCATACCGGTTGTTCCTAAGCAGGGTTCTGTTGGTGCATCAGGCGATTTAGCGCCACTCTCACACCTGTTTTTACCATTAATTGGACTTGGTAAGGTTTGGTATCAGGGAAAAATAAGTGCGACGCAGGATGTCTTAGATCAATATGGAATGGAGGCGATTCACTTAGGTGCTAAAGAGGGATTAGCATTAATCAATGGTACGCAGTTTATGGCGGCTCATGGCGTTAAGGCTGTAGTAGAAATGAAACGATTAATGGACAATGCCGACTTAATTGCCACCCTGATGATCGAAGGGTTAAATGGATCGATCAAACCTTTCTTTAGCGAATTACATCAGTTAAGACCATATAAGGGCAATGTATTTGTTGCTTCAACGATATTCAACTTATTAAAGGGCTCTGAGGTATTGGAGTCACATAAAAACTGTTCTCGTGTGCAAGACCCGTATTCGCTGCGTTGTATTCCGCAGGTGCATGGGGCTTCAAGGAACGCTTGGTTGCATTTTAAAGAAATCATTGAAACAGAAATCAACTCGGTGACTGACAATCCAATTATTATCAATAGTGAATTGACAATCTCAGGGGGTTCGTTCCATGGGCAGCCGATCGCTCTTCCCTTAGATTATGCAACTCTCGCGGTTTCCGAACTAGGGAATATATCTGATAGAAGGGTTTACTTATCCCTTGAAGGCGAAACCAACGGGGTTCCTAAATTACTCATGAAATCTACGGGTCTAAACTCCGGATTTATGATTCTTCAATATAGTACGGCAGCAATTGCAAGCGAAAATAAAGGACTTTGCTTCCCGGCAAGTGCGGATAGCATTCCTACTTCCTTAGGGCAAGAAGACCATGTAAGCATGGGGTCGATCTCCGGAAGGAAATTGCTGCAAGTATTGGATAACGTGGACAAGATTTTAAGTATAGAACTACTTTGTGCTGCACAGGCCAAGGATTACCATCAACCTTTGAAATCAACTGCTGTTATCGAAGCGATACATCAGCATATCAGGGAGTCAATTCCACATATTGAAGAGGATCAACCGATGACGGATCTCCTTGATGCGGCGCTGGAGCTTGTTAAATCAGGCGCACTTGTTGAGGTAGCGAATAAGGTTGCTAGTCAACATGGAGTTGAATATTTAGGAACAGGTGCTTCATATTTTGAATGTTAA